The following are encoded together in the Gimesia chilikensis genome:
- a CDS encoding Dabb family protein, giving the protein MADTQLAHMVYFTLNDGSPEAIQAMVDACHKYLKDHPGVVYFSAGQRGPEFQREVNNQEFHVALNVVFDSKESHDIYQTAPDHLKFIEENKASWAKVQVCDSYVTS; this is encoded by the coding sequence ATGGCAGACACACAACTGGCTCATATGGTCTATTTCACCCTCAATGACGGCTCTCCGGAAGCAATCCAGGCCATGGTGGACGCCTGTCACAAATATCTCAAAGATCATCCCGGCGTCGTCTACTTTTCCGCCGGCCAGCGTGGCCCCGAGTTCCAGCGAGAAGTGAATAATCAGGAATTTCACGTCGCTCTGAACGTGGTCTTCGACAGCAAGGAATCGCACGACATCTACCAGACCGCTCCCGATCACCTGAAATTCATCGAAGAGAACAAAGCCTCCTGGGCCAAAGTCCAGGTCTGTGACAGCTACGTCACCAGCTGA
- a CDS encoding ABC transporter ATP-binding protein: MPEIQLENVTCGYPNQEVLHQVSLAVEPGKVLVLLGPNGSGKTTLLRALFQLIAVQQGTILVEGQDVQRLSRREMAQKLALAPQLEMPQWPMTIEETVQLGRSAHRGWVQPFSGEDAEHVETALAQTGLTELRAKKITEISGGEWRRTLIARALVQQTKVLCLDEPTTGLDLKYQVEVLSLIRDLAHERELTVLLTIHDLNLASCFADQIVLLAGGEIAALGTAAEVLTEARLSEVYQTRVKVVPHPEYQTPLVVPLL; encoded by the coding sequence ATGCCTGAAATTCAACTGGAGAATGTGACGTGCGGCTATCCCAACCAGGAAGTTCTGCATCAGGTTTCACTGGCAGTGGAGCCGGGTAAGGTACTGGTGCTGCTCGGACCCAACGGGTCGGGGAAGACGACCCTGCTGCGTGCGCTGTTTCAGTTGATCGCAGTGCAGCAGGGGACGATCCTGGTGGAAGGTCAGGATGTGCAGCGACTCTCGCGACGGGAGATGGCCCAGAAACTGGCACTGGCCCCACAGCTGGAGATGCCTCAGTGGCCGATGACGATTGAAGAGACCGTGCAACTGGGACGCTCGGCGCATCGGGGCTGGGTGCAGCCGTTTAGTGGAGAGGATGCGGAGCATGTCGAGACGGCGCTGGCGCAGACCGGATTGACAGAACTGCGGGCGAAGAAGATTACCGAGATCTCCGGCGGGGAATGGCGGCGGACGCTGATTGCCCGGGCGCTGGTTCAGCAGACCAAGGTACTCTGCCTGGATGAGCCGACAACGGGCCTCGATCTGAAATACCAGGTAGAGGTGCTGTCACTGATCCGCGATCTGGCCCATGAGCGGGAGTTGACGGTGTTGCTGACAATTCACGATCTGAACCTGGCCAGCTGTTTTGCCGACCAGATTGTGTTACTGGCCGGAGGCGAGATCGCTGCGTTGGGAACCGCGGCGGAGGTTCTGACGGAAGCGCGTTTGAGCGAGGTCTATCAGACCCGGGTCAAAGTAGTGCCCCATCCGGAATACCAGACGCCGCTGGTGGTTCCCCTGCTGTGA
- a CDS encoding FecCD family ABC transporter permease yields MRPTQPRFAVWRILPFLGGLLLALLVGIHFGAVELSLSEIWQGLTGAEAGAQIETILWQIRLPRVVLAACVGAGLAIAGAAFQGVFRNPLADPFVIGASSGAALGATLALLCLAGSVTVITSTGQVPWLILAAFGGAMLIVGAVFVIASLSNLGRSAPLLTLILAGMALSSFTGALVSLIMFLNHEMLNTIFNWLLGSFSGRHWNEIAIAGPVILVSGGLLWMLSRPLDLLSFGDETAMSLGLPSGKVRLLILAAATLCTAACVSVSGVIGFLGLMAPHMTRILLGPRHGLLIPGSALLGATLLVIADTLARTVIAPTEIPVGVVTALMGCPFFLFLLISRGRQTM; encoded by the coding sequence GTGAGACCCACGCAACCCCGTTTTGCTGTCTGGCGGATACTCCCGTTCCTGGGAGGGCTGCTGCTGGCGCTGCTGGTGGGAATTCATTTTGGTGCGGTGGAGTTGTCACTGTCCGAGATCTGGCAGGGTCTGACGGGCGCCGAAGCCGGCGCGCAGATCGAGACGATTCTATGGCAGATCCGATTGCCGCGAGTAGTGCTGGCGGCTTGTGTCGGTGCCGGGCTGGCGATTGCGGGCGCTGCATTTCAGGGAGTGTTTCGGAATCCGCTGGCCGATCCGTTTGTGATTGGTGCTTCGAGCGGTGCCGCTTTGGGGGCGACACTCGCTTTGCTCTGTCTGGCGGGAAGTGTGACAGTCATCACGAGCACCGGTCAGGTGCCCTGGCTGATCCTGGCGGCGTTTGGCGGGGCGATGCTGATTGTCGGGGCTGTGTTTGTGATTGCCTCGCTCAGTAACCTGGGACGAAGTGCGCCGCTGTTGACGTTGATTTTGGCGGGGATGGCGCTCAGCAGTTTTACCGGAGCGCTGGTTTCGCTGATCATGTTTCTGAATCATGAGATGCTGAATACGATTTTCAACTGGCTGCTGGGGAGCTTTTCCGGCAGACACTGGAATGAAATCGCGATTGCCGGTCCGGTGATCCTGGTGAGCGGCGGTCTATTGTGGATGTTGTCACGGCCTTTGGATCTGTTGTCATTCGGGGATGAGACGGCGATGTCACTGGGGCTGCCGAGCGGTAAGGTGCGGTTGTTGATTTTAGCGGCGGCCACGTTGTGTACGGCGGCCTGTGTGTCGGTGTCGGGGGTGATCGGATTTCTGGGACTGATGGCACCGCACATGACGCGTATTCTTTTGGGCCCGAGACACGGACTGCTGATTCCGGGCAGTGCGTTACTCGGGGCGACACTACTGGTGATTGCCGACACGCTGGCGCGGACCGTGATTGCGCCGACGGAGATCCCGGTGGGTGTGGTGACTGCCTTGATGGGCTGTCCGTTTTTTCTGTTCCTGCTGATCAGCCGCGGCCGACAGACGATGTGA
- a CDS encoding ABC transporter substrate-binding protein, whose amino-acid sequence MKHQFELKLILFLLTLTWSAGCGTQEAGSVASQTEQGAQAPASELPAASEATEVDVVAEAQSFPVTVKDYQGRDVTLAKQPRRIISLLPSHTETLFALGAGEQMVGCTSLCNYPPETEELKQIALANPGSISLEALVELQPDLIVTGGDYHRQLAAQLETLKIPVLALESQSVADIEKAMLGIGQATGHSRQGQKLIARLKEEIAGVQKQIKPFQKEERPKVFYRVWDQPLMTAGPHSFIGELITLAGGENVFADVEPAYPQVSEETLILRNPDVIVLPRMKAGPSDAREVLEKLRQRPGWSDMTAVKEGRVYLIEDDVISRPGPRVVQGLQKLAQALYPEAFSYP is encoded by the coding sequence ATGAAACATCAATTCGAATTGAAACTGATCCTGTTCTTACTGACGCTGACCTGGTCGGCGGGCTGTGGTACGCAGGAAGCGGGTTCGGTTGCATCACAGACAGAGCAGGGGGCGCAGGCACCTGCGTCTGAGCTGCCGGCTGCTTCGGAAGCGACGGAAGTCGACGTCGTTGCGGAGGCGCAGTCGTTCCCGGTGACGGTGAAAGATTATCAGGGGCGGGATGTCACGCTGGCGAAACAGCCACGGCGGATTATTTCGCTGCTTCCGTCGCATACGGAGACGCTATTTGCGCTGGGGGCAGGTGAGCAGATGGTGGGCTGCACGTCGCTGTGCAATTATCCGCCGGAGACAGAGGAACTGAAACAGATAGCGCTGGCAAACCCGGGCAGCATCAGCCTGGAAGCGCTGGTGGAGTTACAGCCGGATCTGATTGTGACCGGCGGGGATTATCATCGTCAGCTGGCGGCGCAACTGGAGACGCTCAAGATTCCAGTGTTGGCCCTGGAATCGCAGTCGGTGGCGGATATCGAAAAAGCGATGCTGGGAATCGGGCAGGCGACCGGGCATTCTCGACAGGGACAGAAATTGATCGCCCGGTTGAAGGAGGAGATCGCTGGAGTACAGAAGCAGATCAAACCGTTTCAGAAAGAGGAGCGGCCTAAAGTTTTTTACCGGGTCTGGGATCAGCCGTTGATGACTGCCGGCCCGCACTCGTTTATCGGAGAGTTGATCACGCTGGCTGGGGGAGAGAATGTCTTCGCGGATGTGGAGCCTGCGTATCCCCAGGTGAGTGAAGAGACCCTGATTCTGCGCAACCCGGACGTGATTGTTCTACCACGCATGAAAGCGGGGCCCAGCGACGCGCGTGAGGTGCTTGAGAAGCTGCGTCAACGTCCGGGATGGTCGGACATGACAGCGGTAAAAGAGGGACGCGTGTATCTGATTGAAGACGATGTGATTTCCCGGCCCGGTCCGCGGGTGGTGCAGGGACTTCAAAAACTGGCACAGGCGTTGTACCCTGAGGCATTTTCCTATCCTTAA
- the metE gene encoding 5-methyltetrahydropteroyltriglutamate--homocysteine S-methyltransferase has translation MAIATNLGFPRIGVQRELKRAVEKFWSGKISEAELHNVCRELRETNWKRQQQAGIAHIPSNDFSLYDQVLDTAALVGAIPRRFEWSGEEVDLATYFAMARGGKGGQSVTASTEGVAALEMTKWFDTNYHYLVPEFEGDLQFQLASRKPITEYLEAKALGIETRPVLLGPVSFLLLGKTWEADIDPLSLLDALLPVYAEVLAELAAAGAEWVQIDEPCLVLDLTEAQRTAFQRAYDRLSINGNQLKIVLATYFGDLKENLSTAVSLPVEALHIDLVRAPEQLEDVLAQLPEELSLSLGVVDGRNIWKNDVSRSISLVETVVERLGTDRVLIGPSCSLLHTPVDLSLESGLDPEVRQWLAYAQQKLEEINLITRAINGGRKSVAAELAWYDEKMESRRKSERVHRAEVKERCAGVTEEMLRRQSPYPERQTIQTHELQLPLFPTTTIGSFPQTDDIRKARAAFKKGELQEAAYEEFLKNCIASDIRCQEEIGLDVLVHGEAERNDMVEYFGEQLEGFIATKHGWVQSYGSRCVKPPVIFGDVLRKEPMTVKWTAYAQSCTEKLMKGMLTGPVTILQWSFVRDDQPRSVTCQQIGLAIRDEVLDLEASGIRVIQIDEPAIREGLPLRKADWDAYLQWAVDCFRLASAGVEDETQIHTHMCYSEFNDIIEAIGALDADVISIETSRSNMELLDAFVQYQYPNEIGPGVYDIHSPRVPTVESIEYLLEKALEVLQPRQLWVNPDCGLKTRKWEEVKPSLENMVAAAQQLRARWLSRV, from the coding sequence ATGGCTATTGCTACCAATCTTGGATTTCCCCGTATCGGCGTACAACGAGAACTGAAACGGGCCGTTGAAAAATTCTGGTCCGGAAAAATTTCGGAAGCGGAATTACACAATGTCTGTCGTGAACTGCGTGAAACCAACTGGAAACGACAACAGCAGGCGGGAATCGCGCACATTCCCTCCAACGATTTTTCTCTTTACGACCAGGTACTGGATACCGCGGCGCTGGTCGGTGCGATTCCCCGGCGGTTTGAATGGTCGGGGGAAGAAGTTGACCTGGCGACTTACTTCGCGATGGCGCGGGGTGGTAAGGGGGGACAGTCGGTGACCGCCTCAACCGAAGGTGTCGCGGCACTGGAGATGACCAAATGGTTTGATACGAACTACCATTACCTGGTCCCTGAGTTTGAGGGGGATCTGCAGTTCCAGCTCGCTTCGCGGAAACCGATCACGGAGTACCTGGAAGCGAAAGCCCTGGGGATCGAGACGCGTCCGGTGCTGCTGGGGCCGGTTTCGTTTCTGTTGTTGGGGAAGACCTGGGAGGCGGATATCGATCCCTTAAGCCTGCTCGATGCACTGTTGCCTGTATATGCGGAAGTACTTGCGGAACTGGCGGCAGCCGGGGCGGAGTGGGTGCAGATTGACGAACCCTGCCTGGTGCTCGATCTGACGGAAGCCCAGCGGACGGCCTTTCAGCGGGCCTACGATCGGCTGTCGATCAATGGGAACCAGCTCAAAATTGTGCTGGCCACGTATTTTGGTGATCTGAAAGAGAACCTGTCGACGGCGGTGTCGCTGCCGGTCGAAGCGCTGCACATCGATCTGGTGCGGGCACCAGAACAGCTGGAAGACGTGCTGGCCCAACTGCCGGAAGAACTTTCACTCTCGCTGGGAGTCGTTGACGGGCGGAATATCTGGAAGAACGATGTCAGCCGCTCGATTTCGCTGGTGGAAACCGTCGTGGAACGGCTGGGGACAGATCGCGTTTTGATCGGTCCTTCCTGTTCGCTGCTGCATACGCCCGTCGATCTGTCGCTGGAGTCGGGACTGGATCCCGAGGTGCGCCAGTGGCTGGCTTACGCGCAGCAGAAGCTGGAGGAGATCAACCTGATCACGCGAGCCATCAATGGCGGACGGAAATCAGTGGCTGCGGAACTGGCCTGGTACGACGAGAAGATGGAATCCCGACGGAAGTCGGAGCGCGTGCATCGTGCGGAGGTCAAGGAACGCTGTGCCGGGGTGACGGAAGAGATGCTGCGACGGCAGTCTCCTTATCCGGAGCGGCAGACGATCCAGACGCACGAACTGCAGCTGCCTTTGTTTCCGACGACGACCATCGGTTCGTTCCCGCAGACTGACGACATCCGCAAGGCGCGGGCCGCGTTCAAGAAAGGGGAACTGCAGGAAGCGGCGTATGAGGAGTTTCTCAAGAACTGTATCGCCAGTGATATTCGCTGCCAGGAAGAGATCGGTCTGGATGTGCTCGTGCATGGCGAAGCGGAGCGGAACGACATGGTCGAATACTTCGGCGAACAGCTGGAAGGCTTCATCGCGACGAAGCATGGCTGGGTGCAGAGTTATGGTTCCCGGTGTGTGAAGCCCCCCGTGATCTTTGGTGATGTGCTGCGAAAAGAGCCGATGACCGTGAAGTGGACTGCTTATGCACAGTCCTGCACCGAGAAGCTGATGAAGGGCATGCTCACCGGGCCGGTGACGATTCTGCAATGGTCGTTTGTCAGAGACGATCAGCCACGGAGCGTGACCTGCCAGCAGATCGGGCTGGCGATCCGGGATGAAGTGCTCGATCTCGAAGCGAGCGGCATCCGGGTGATTCAGATCGATGAACCGGCGATCCGGGAAGGTCTGCCGCTCAGGAAAGCCGACTGGGACGCGTATCTGCAGTGGGCAGTGGACTGTTTCCGGCTGGCCTCGGCGGGAGTGGAAGACGAAACCCAGATCCACACGCACATGTGCTATTCGGAATTCAACGATATCATCGAAGCGATCGGGGCTCTGGACGCGGATGTGATTTCGATTGAGACTTCACGGAGTAATATGGAGCTGCTGGATGCGTTCGTGCAGTATCAGTATCCGAATGAAATCGGACCCGGCGTATATGACATTCATTCGCCCCGGGTGCCGACGGTGGAGTCGATTGAGTACCTGCTGGAGAAAGCTCTCGAAGTTTTGCAGCCCCGCCAGTTGTGGGTGAATCCTGATTGCGGCCTGAAGACCCGCAAATGGGAGGAAGTCAAACCCTCGCTGGAGAACATGGTCGCGGCGGCGCAGCAACTGCGGGCCCGGTGGCTGTCACGCGTCTGA
- a CDS encoding PF20097 family protein encodes MSIIPRCPDCETEMEKGFVPDNTFLGALQTVWHPGDPESAGDTFFGMKLKNRTQTIHIDESGTRKISTYRCPACGLLRSYAE; translated from the coding sequence ATGAGTATAATACCACGGTGCCCTGACTGCGAAACGGAGATGGAAAAAGGATTTGTCCCGGATAATACCTTTCTGGGAGCCCTGCAAACGGTGTGGCATCCAGGTGATCCCGAAAGTGCAGGCGACACTTTTTTCGGGATGAAGTTAAAGAACAGAACTCAGACGATTCATATCGACGAATCCGGAACGAGAAAGATTTCTACCTATCGTTGCCCAGCCTGTGGTCTGCTGCGGTCGTATGCAGAGTGA
- a CDS encoding carboxypeptidase-like regulatory domain-containing protein, translating to MSACLDTMRQLTRGIAILFAVMSAALSGCGGSASGPDIDMIPVTGSVTMDGEPLVGAMVEFHPTGGTKGNGAFGLTDEAGKFTLTDYHSNPGCPPGEYGVTFSKITLPDGSPIPPDSQQGGVGMKEQIPPGYNLFKPHAIIQAASVKAPESTFEFQLDSKFKPPQSFYHE from the coding sequence ATGAGCGCGTGCTTAGATACGATGCGTCAATTGACTCGAGGAATCGCGATCCTTTTTGCGGTGATGTCTGCTGCTCTTTCCGGTTGCGGCGGTTCGGCTTCCGGTCCCGACATTGATATGATTCCTGTTACGGGATCCGTGACGATGGATGGAGAACCGCTGGTTGGTGCGATGGTGGAATTTCATCCTACGGGCGGAACGAAAGGGAATGGCGCTTTTGGCCTGACCGATGAGGCGGGCAAGTTTACTTTGACGGACTACCATTCGAATCCGGGTTGCCCTCCCGGGGAGTACGGTGTGACCTTCTCGAAGATCACCCTGCCGGACGGGTCTCCGATTCCTCCCGATTCCCAACAGGGTGGGGTCGGGATGAAAGAACAGATTCCCCCGGGCTATAACCTGTTCAAGCCGCATGCGATTATCCAGGCTGCCTCAGTCAAAGCGCCGGAATCGACATTCGAATTTCAACTCGACTCAAAATTCAAACCCCCACAGTCGTTTTATCATGAATAG